The sequence below is a genomic window from Anopheles cruzii chromosome 3, idAnoCruzAS_RS32_06, whole genome shotgun sequence.
CGAAAACAAACTGTCAGATGAACCGTTCGGATTCGAAATTTAGTACGAAAACCGTTAAGGACCTTAGCTTGTTTAATTCTATTCTGACCAACACTACGAGCCAAATGAtgcggtccgtccgtccccgATAAAGGAGCAAGTCGTTGTTTCAACGTCGTCTAACCATTCGCTTTATTGTACCTTTTCTGTTTTTAGTGCTATTGTCTTACGAATACGAAGCGATATACGATCAATAAATAAAGCtgctttcgatcgatcgaatatCCCGTCGCCCAGGAGGGCCGATACCGGTCGGTGCagtgtgttggttggtgttttACGGTGTTTAGTTTTGCATAAGTCGTTTCATCCGTTCCTTCAGCGAGCCGGCCTTTGCCTTCCCGCTCACCTGCTTCGTCGCCGCCGAGGAAGCCGTGCTCGAAGGCCGTTTAGTCTTTTTCAGTCTGAAATAAACGGAAGCTCGTTGGTGCAAAGTACTGACCTCCGTGCGTGGTCCCCAGCCCAAGCGGCACTTACAGTTCGTTGAGAAGGTGTTGCATTTCCTTTTTGTAGATGGTGCGAAAGTCTTGTGCGAACGGTACCCACAGCTCGAAGAACGTTTCCGGTTTGCTCTCCTCCAGCGTGCCCGTCTTGGGCGTAAAGTGGTAGAAGCGCATCGTCCGCACGAAGCACTCGCGACACTCGTCCAGCTTGCAGAACTGCTTCTCAATACGCGCCGTCGCCTTTTCGATAAACTCTTCCATGATCTCCTTGAACGGGTGCAGATGGTCTTCGGTCGATTCCTGTATCACTCGGTCGGCCGTCCGACGGCACTCTGTGGGGGGTGGAAGGTAAGAAGAAAGTTCGATTGTACACCGACGACACGTGACGCTAATGATCAATCACCGGCCATTACCTTCCGTTTTGGAACGTAGCATCGTGAGCTGCGACTGGCAGTCGTCGTAATCGACCAGTGCCGCCTTGTCCAGATCGCCCGGATCCGGGATGGGCATCTTTATGTCCTGCAGTATGGTGCCACTCTTGCGGCACTGGCCAATGTACGTCCGGATGATGAAGTGCAACAGCGTGGTGTTGGTGTCGGCCGACTTTACGTCTTTCAGCTTGCTCAGGATCTCCAGCCCAAATCCGTCCGCTTGGCCACGCGTCCGGTTACCGCCGTTCATGAAGTTACCGAGCGTCAGGATGATCGAAAAGAGGTGCCGCAGCTCGGCGCTGTCGAGCAGAAACTCGCACGTCTGCTTGACCGTTTTGAGCTTGCGCGACACGCACTTGTAGTATTCCTCGAACTCCGCCTGGAACACGATGCACGAGATGCGCTCCGAGAAAAACGATATGCCGGAGATGCGCAGCAGGAACTGTTCCGGTTGGTCGAGCGGGatcgcgttgttgttgttcgccaGGCTGGTCTCGGCGTACTCGCGGATCTGCATCAGCTCCTCGTCGCTCGCCTTGATCTCGAGGATTTTCTGCATCGCCTCCAGGCTGACAACCGACGTGTCGCAGTGGTAGATGGCGCACTCGATCTCGTCCCACTCGACGTGCAGGCTCTTCGCAAAGATGCCCACGTTCTGCGATCGCTTGCTGTCCAGGATGTTGACCGTTTTTTCCGGCTTCTCGACTTTCTCGCGCAGCTTCGGCACTATCACCTGGCGCGAGAACAGCTCCGTAAACTCGTCCAGATTATCGAGACTGGTTTCCTCCAGCACCTGCCACAAACCTTCAcgtttttccggtttcgccGCCGGTGGAGGTTCCTCCGTCGCtttcgattccggttccgtcaCTTCTTCACCCGATGCACCGGATGCCGGACCGTCGGCTTCGTCCGCGGTTACCGGGGCGACCGCAGGAtttgctgccggcggcggtggcgtcgctGGCTTGCTGGACCCGGCACCCTTCGGTGCCAGAATGCGCGTCCAGTAGAGCGGCTTCATCGGTTTCGGCGGATTGACCGGTTGTTTGCGTAAGACTGCACCGATAAAAGAGGAACCGTTAGTGGGTATTGTGGTGTATTGGCCGGATTACGAGTTCCGCTACCACACTAGTGACAACAATACAACAGAGCGAGAAAACACAAACTACGCCAAAGTACAAAATACAGGACACTACTACCGGCCACTGGCCGAGTGTTAGGGGGTGGTGGGGTGTGGAAAGTACGGGTGATATACACAAGCTACAAAAGCGCAAtcggaacgaaacggagaaCGGAGAAACCGATCGATTTGCAGTGtccaaaaacacacattagGCGACAGTGAACAAAGTGGAGTAAAAAGCTCCGATCGAGGAGTGGCCAgaacgaaaaatggaaacgaggGTCGGTTTCGTGTAATACGCCAAAGGTTTGAATTTCGAAACTGAATTTTGCAACCAAAAGGCCCGGGTAATCGGGCAAACCGAACTGAGGCTAGAGTACCGGATCGGGAAGGTGAACAGGGAAAAAGTGTACATAGAAAGtgagagacagacagacaaacagagagacagagagagagtaagagaTTGagtacaaaaacaaacgcttACTATTGGCCGCATACCATCCTCCGGGCACTGGTATGGGTAGTGGCAGTGGTGGAGGGCCACTGGGGATCGCGGTTGGGGCACTTGACGCTAATTTACCTGGTCCGAGCGAGGCTggaccgccggccgccgagtgCGGCAgcccaccgatcggtggcggcggtggcggtggccccggaacGGGAATCGACCCACCCATCGGtaggggcggcggcggtggtggtggcggagcaCCCGTCGACGGCATTGGTGGCGGTGTAGGCATTGCAGAACCCAGTGTCCCGGGCATGGGAGGTGGCAATGGGGGAGGCAAAGGTGGAGGAGAAGGAGGTACTGCACCGGATGTTGgaagcggcggtggcggaggcggtgatggtggtggcggtggtggtggcgggacACTTTGTGCGAGGCCATCGTCACTCTTTGACTCGGTTTGCGTTTCTCGTGTCACAAACCGGTCGATCGGAGCGGCACGATCGGTAGTGGTGTCCACGGCAGTCGGAATGCGTTCATCGATTGAGCGTATGAGTTTGGCGCAGCTCGAGCAcaccgtcgggtcgggccggggaCCGGGAGGCACGCCGGACGGCTCTCGGTCGTTAATACTGTTGGCAGGGAATGTTTGGTTGTGAA
It includes:
- the LOC128270868 gene encoding protein cappuccino codes for the protein MGNTQAQSSQQQQHPGPLESKPPPVIRPTKTPTLAKGRSFIKFGKRKQLLVEHEAAAAVSAGLAEDGTKSDLGTTSVGGGGGAPDSAEDGFSNILVGMLHSGSELSKSADSTERQRTAPPPNVIYLRERTASSSSDSIFTDAASPQGGAGAGGFTTEINEAYYSEENICDLAEGEEKPRAGDRTVRLTIYRNDPFTLDGGCRYVDSVRAKLRCENVSSIDLPPTDATLFTAQDTKPPQHNLQIEHNVSSVCIVADGDTSSIAEDVDECAEDEMDRKRIPLSHRRTGSNVVVDTNGTATAAAAATKGTTTRGTENGKPSRLLTKSSLYAGTKLPVLTDRKLAAASSHASATATTVSSKVLRPSYVPEKLNFFSYEKFEGHMLINWLSSSLSSGITGINEQDLQALLFQYCTNLLVAGVMKQIPDKHAPPQDTFRTNLMYQWTHTEPPTPAPVTPGRLEPHIVWPHASTPKPVSHQSTSTTTTTATESGMETDHPVADPANGPTDFGSLRSRISGCKTIGQLQKILHELLNDPIFRPTDRPATVPPDVLNETDCTIFEAFASGLLNETDCTLFEAPASRAGDCPPDAKVPRNDGASCVQQHVPCAAVPPPPHTTIDVSIGASDIHNQTFPANSINDREPSGVPPGPRPDPTVCSSCAKLIRSIDERIPTAVDTTTDRAAPIDRFVTRETQTESKSDDGLAQSVPPPPPPPPSPPPPPPLPTSGAVPPSPPPLPPPLPPPMPGTLGSAMPTPPPMPSTGAPPPPPPPPLPMGGSIPVPGPPPPPPPIGGLPHSAAGGPASLGPGKLASSAPTAIPSGPPPLPLPIPVPGGWYAANILRKQPVNPPKPMKPLYWTRILAPKGAGSSKPATPPPPAANPAVAPVTADEADGPASGASGEEVTEPESKATEEPPPAAKPEKREGLWQVLEETSLDNLDEFTELFSRQVIVPKLREKVEKPEKTVNILDSKRSQNVGIFAKSLHVEWDEIECAIYHCDTSVVSLEAMQKILEIKASDEELMQIREYAETSLANNNNAIPLDQPEQFLLRISGISFFSERISCIVFQAEFEEYYKCVSRKLKTVKQTCEFLLDSAELRHLFSIILTLGNFMNGGNRTRGQADGFGLEILSKLKDVKSADTNTTLLHFIIRTYIGQCRKSGTILQDIKMPIPDPGDLDKAALVDYDDCQSQLTMLRSKTEECRRTADRVIQESTEDHLHPFKEIMEEFIEKATARIEKQFCKLDECRECFVRTMRFYHFTPKTGTLEESKPETFFELWVPFAQDFRTIYKKEMQHLLNELLKKTKRPSSTASSAATKQVSGKAKAGSLKERMKRLMQN